From a single Bacillus sp. NEB1478 genomic region:
- a CDS encoding SDR family oxidoreductase → MILGANGMAGHMIASYFRKNTPYTLHLTSRDDDEGQIKLDATDLNQIKEVIQNYKPDIIINCIGLLNEHAAFHQREAILVNSLLPHELKKHLAEYGGKLIHISTDCVFSGNGGNYNEESVPDGITMYAKTKVLGEIKSGQHLTIRTSLIGPEIKDGIGLFQWFMKQQGTIKGFTHVMWNGVTTLELAKFIHHAIENPVSGLYHLTAPETVSRHELLSLIKQIFQKDNINIIPHTELRIDRTLYNARLDYLYKVPSYKKQLQELKEWLA, encoded by the coding sequence ATGATTTTAGGAGCTAATGGAATGGCGGGTCATATGATAGCTTCCTATTTTAGAAAAAATACACCATATACTCTGCACTTGACATCTAGAGACGATGATGAAGGACAAATTAAGCTGGATGCAACCGACCTTAATCAGATTAAAGAAGTCATTCAAAATTATAAACCTGATATCATCATTAACTGTATCGGACTATTAAATGAACATGCTGCATTCCATCAAAGAGAAGCGATCCTAGTAAATAGTCTACTGCCGCATGAATTAAAAAAGCATCTTGCAGAATACGGCGGGAAATTAATTCATATCAGTACAGATTGTGTGTTTAGCGGAAACGGAGGCAATTATAACGAAGAATCAGTTCCAGACGGCATCACCATGTATGCTAAAACAAAGGTACTCGGAGAAATTAAATCAGGACAACACTTAACAATTCGAACTTCCTTAATTGGTCCAGAAATAAAAGATGGAATTGGTTTGTTTCAATGGTTTATGAAACAACAAGGAACGATTAAAGGGTTTACTCATGTGATGTGGAATGGTGTAACAACGTTAGAATTAGCGAAATTTATCCACCATGCAATCGAAAACCCAGTTTCAGGTTTGTATCATTTAACAGCACCAGAAACGGTTTCAAGACATGAATTACTATCCTTAATCAAACAAATATTTCAAAAAGATAATATAAACATAATCCCTCATACTGAACTCCGAATAGACCGCACTCTATATAACGCCAGACTCGATTATCTATACAAAGTTCCTTCTTATAAAAAACAGCTTCAAGAATTAAAAGAATGGTTGGCATGA